In the genome of Thiorhodovibrio winogradskyi, the window CGGTCGATTGCTGGTCGTTTCTCACACCGAAAATCGCGGAATCATTCGCATCATTAGTGCCCGATCTGCCACACCGCACGAGCGCAAACGCTATGAATCCTGACGATCTTGAAGATGACTTGCTTCCCGAATACGAGTTTGATTTTTCCAAAGCTGTCCGCGGAAAATTCTATAAGGAATACACTCAAAGCAGCAACATCGTTGTCCTTGATCCTGATATCGCGGCAGCCTTCCAGAATGCTGAGGCGGTTAACAGCGCACTGCGTTCCATGTTAGCGTTTGCAAAACAAACAGAACGACTAACACATTTCAAGTGCTCAACAAATTAGCGGAATTAAAGAATTAAAGAAGAATTAAAGGGGTCAGGTTCGATTTTTCTGCTATACTCATGGCATGCCACGACGCCCCCGCCTGCACATCGCCGACTACCCGCATCACATCGTCCAGCGCGGTCATAACCGTGCGGCCTGCTTTTTTGCCGAGGAAGACTATCAGACCTATCGGCACTGGCTGGGCGAGGCGCTGGCGAACACCGGCGCGGCTTTGCATGCCTATGTGCTGATGACCAATCATGTCCATCTGCTGGTCACGCCCAAGGCGGCTGAGGATATTCCCCGGCTGGTCATGGCCATCGGTCGGCGCTACGTTCAGACCATCAACAAGACCTACCGCCGCACCGGCACCCTGTGGGACAGTCGCTACAAGTCCTCGCTGATCCAAACCGACACCTATCTGCTGCGCTGCCAGCGCTACATTGAGCTGAATCCGGTACGCGCCGACATGGTGCGCGACCCAGGGGAGTATCCTTGGAGCAGCTACCGGGCCAACGGCCTGGGCGCCAGCGATTCGCTGCTCTCGCCACATGCGCTGTATCTGGCGCTGGGCGACGCGCCCGAGGCCAGACAAGCAGCCTATCGGGAGCTGTTTCGCACCGGACTCGATGGCGCCGCGCTCTCGGAGTTGCGCCTGGCGATTCAACAATCCCAGCCCATCGGCAGTGAGCGGTTTTTGCAGCAGATCGAGCAAATGACCGGTCAGCGGCGCGAGGCGCGCCCACGTGGGCGACCGCGCCTGGAGCCAGATGGGCCGACGGTGTTGCCGGGGCAGATGGAGTTGGGGTTTTAGAGAGTCAGGACTTCGATCAATTGTAAGGACAATCTGCTATGACGAGTTTTCAACAGCTTGAGCATGCGGCACTGGAATTATCCGAAAGCCAGCGAGCGGCGCTCGCGCAGCGCCTGCTACTCAGTCTTCGTGCTTCTTCATCTGAGGAAGACAAGGATGAAGCGTGGCTGACCGAGGCGAACCGCAGAGCTCGAGAGCTTGATGCCGGGCTCGTTAAGCCGGTTCCGGCTGAAGAGGTTAGGGAAAAAGCAAAGCTGCTGACGGGATGAACTACGTTTTTCACCCGGCAGCGCGGAATTCTGGGGACAGTATACTTAATTCCTTTCGGGCTGCCCCCAACGCTCCCACCCCGCCCCAAATCGGCTAAAATCACCCCATGACAGCCGACACCCAAGCCACAGACACCAGCGACAAACCCGACTACGACAGCCCCTGGAAAGAGGCGCTGGAGCGGTTCTTTCCGGAGTTTCTCGCGCTGCTGTTTCCGGCCATCCATGCCGAGATCGACTGGTCAAAGGGCGTGCAGTTTCTCGACAAGGAATTCCAGAAGGAATTCCGGGGACAGGATACTTAATTACCTGCA includes:
- a CDS encoding addiction module protein gives rise to the protein MTSFQQLEHAALELSESQRAALAQRLLLSLRASSSEEDKDEAWLTEANRRARELDAGLVKPVPAEEVREKAKLLTG
- a CDS encoding BrnT family toxin: MKFEWNQEKAEVNARKHAVSFEEATTVFGDPFAGTFRDERHSIGEQRYITVGLASPVDCWSFLTPKIAESFASLVPDLPHRTSANAMNPDDLEDDLLPEYEFDFSKAVRGKFYKEYTQSSNIVVLDPDIAAAFQNAEAVNSALRSMLAFAKQTERLTHFKCSTN
- a CDS encoding transposase, with product MPRRPRLHIADYPHHIVQRGHNRAACFFAEEDYQTYRHWLGEALANTGAALHAYVLMTNHVHLLVTPKAAEDIPRLVMAIGRRYVQTINKTYRRTGTLWDSRYKSSLIQTDTYLLRCQRYIELNPVRADMVRDPGEYPWSSYRANGLGASDSLLSPHALYLALGDAPEARQAAYRELFRTGLDGAALSELRLAIQQSQPIGSERFLQQIEQMTGQRREARPRGRPRLEPDGPTVLPGQMELGF